From Carbonactinospora thermoautotrophica, the proteins below share one genomic window:
- a CDS encoding glutamate ABC transporter substrate-binding protein: MNLRKFTAAAGLAVLALLASACGKEGTPGTPAGGSGEKLTYQVAQNVDVAGSPTFQKMKQRGKVIIGVKDDQPNLGFKDVTTGKYEGFDVEIAKMIAAGLGFREDQIEFKTVPSPNREIAIQNGDIDYYVGTYSITDKRKQMVSFAGPYFITGQGLLVRKGETSINGPQDLAGKKVCSVQGSTPLQNIEKVAPQAQRVPLEKYSLCVEQLLQNQVDAVTTDEAILKGYAAQQPDKLKLVGEKFSTEKYGVGLPKDDKALRDKINDILEAAAKDGTWKKIYDATLGKSGTQDTPPPLERY, encoded by the coding sequence ATGAATCTGCGCAAGTTCACCGCTGCCGCCGGCCTGGCCGTGCTCGCGCTGCTCGCCAGCGCGTGCGGCAAGGAGGGCACGCCCGGCACGCCCGCCGGCGGCAGCGGGGAGAAGCTGACCTACCAGGTCGCCCAGAACGTCGACGTGGCGGGCAGCCCGACGTTCCAGAAGATGAAACAGCGCGGCAAGGTCATCATCGGCGTGAAGGATGACCAGCCGAACCTGGGTTTCAAGGACGTCACAACCGGCAAGTACGAGGGCTTCGACGTCGAGATCGCCAAGATGATCGCGGCGGGCCTCGGCTTCCGCGAGGACCAGATCGAGTTCAAGACCGTGCCGTCGCCGAACCGGGAGATCGCGATCCAGAACGGCGACATCGACTACTACGTCGGCACGTACTCGATCACCGACAAGCGCAAGCAGATGGTCTCGTTCGCCGGCCCGTACTTCATCACCGGCCAAGGCCTGCTGGTCCGCAAGGGCGAGACCTCCATCAACGGCCCGCAGGACCTCGCCGGCAAGAAGGTCTGCTCGGTGCAGGGCTCGACGCCGCTGCAGAACATCGAGAAGGTCGCCCCGCAGGCGCAGCGCGTGCCGTTGGAGAAGTACTCGCTCTGCGTCGAGCAGCTGCTGCAGAACCAGGTCGACGCGGTGACCACCGACGAGGCGATCCTGAAGGGCTACGCGGCCCAGCAACCGGACAAGCTGAAGCTGGTCGGGGAGAAGTTCTCCACCGAGAAGTACGGCGTGGGCCTGCCCAAGGACGACAAGGCGCTGCGGGACAAGATCAACGACATCCTGGAGGCCGCGGCCAAGGATGGCACGTGGAAGAAGATCTACGACGCCACCCTCGGCAAGTCCGGCACCCAGGACACCCCGCCGCCGCTCGAGCGGTACTGA
- the dapF gene encoding diaminopimelate epimerase — MTALRFVKGHGTENDFVVVPDPDGLLDLAPGLVAAICDRRAGLGADGLLRVVRCAADPEAKPWADEATWFMDYRNADGGVAEMCGNGVRVFARYLVESGLEQPGELRVATRGGVKTVRFEANGDVTVDMGPAAFPGPDGVEVRAGGHTWPAVSVSMGNPHAVVFVADLAQPGDLRQPPEVRPTFPHGVNVEFVVERGPRRIAMRVHERGVGETRSCGTGACAAMVVAARRHGASVPVTYDVEVPGGRLRITERSDGHVELSGPAVLLASGELDPRWVAAHR, encoded by the coding sequence GTGACCGCACTTCGCTTCGTCAAGGGCCACGGCACCGAGAACGACTTCGTGGTGGTCCCCGACCCGGACGGCCTGCTGGACCTGGCACCCGGACTGGTCGCCGCGATCTGCGACCGGCGCGCCGGCCTCGGCGCCGACGGCCTGCTGCGGGTCGTGCGCTGCGCCGCCGACCCCGAGGCCAAGCCGTGGGCGGATGAGGCCACCTGGTTCATGGACTACCGCAACGCCGACGGCGGCGTGGCCGAGATGTGCGGCAACGGGGTGCGGGTGTTCGCCCGGTACCTGGTCGAGTCCGGCCTGGAACAGCCCGGAGAGCTGCGCGTCGCCACCCGAGGCGGGGTCAAGACCGTCCGGTTCGAGGCGAACGGGGACGTCACCGTCGACATGGGACCGGCCGCCTTTCCGGGCCCGGACGGGGTGGAGGTGCGGGCCGGCGGCCACACCTGGCCCGCGGTCAGCGTGAGCATGGGCAACCCCCACGCGGTCGTCTTCGTCGCCGACCTGGCCCAGCCCGGCGACCTGCGCCAGCCGCCGGAGGTCCGTCCGACGTTCCCGCACGGCGTCAACGTGGAGTTCGTGGTGGAGCGCGGGCCGCGGCGCATCGCCATGCGCGTTCACGAGCGCGGCGTGGGCGAGACGCGTTCTTGCGGCACCGGGGCGTGCGCCGCGATGGTGGTCGCGGCGCGTCGGCACGGGGCGAGCGTGCCGGTGACGTACGACGTGGAGGTGCCCGGCGGCCGCCTGCGGATCACCGAGCGGTCGGACGGCCACGTCGAGTTGTCCGGTCCCGCGGTGCTGCTGGCCTCCGGGGAGCTGGACCCGCGCTGGGTCGCGGCGCATCGCTGA
- the ggt gene encoding gamma-glutamyltransferase, producing MAARRETLVTLAGLVLVGTLAGSTAPVAAAPRQTSKQPVATGYLGAVATVDPEATRAGVEVLRRGGNAVDAAVAAAAVLGVTEPYSAGIGGGGFFVYYDARTGRVHTIDGRETAPQRMREDSFIDPATGQPMKFEDAVSSGLSVGVPGTPLTWDRALRRWGTTSLAQALRPAIRIAERGFVVDETFRQQTAENEKRFREFTSTRELFLPGGEPPRVGSVFRNPDLAATYREIARHGVGVLYRGELGRDIVRTVQHPPVAPGVTRKVAPGLLETSDLARYTAPLREPTHVTYRGLDVYGMAPPSSGGSTVGEALNILERYDLSAMSRTQALHHYLEASRLAFADRNRWVGDPDFVKVPLQELLSQGFAAERACLIRPDRALQSPIAPGEPDGRYAGCPAAGTGAREPYEGRSTTHLTVADRWGNVVAYTLTIEQTGGSGIVVPGRGFLLNNELTDFNFAPLQAGVPDPNLPGPGKRPRSSMSPTIVLRDGRPLLAVGSPGGATIITTVLQILVSRLDLGMSLPEAVAAPRASQRNGASTEAEPAFETGGLTALGHRFQQREEIGAATGIEFLTGHRMTAVAEPTRRGGGSAMVVAPKR from the coding sequence ATGGCTGCTCGGCGCGAAACACTGGTCACGTTGGCGGGGCTTGTGCTCGTCGGCACACTGGCGGGCTCCACGGCGCCGGTCGCCGCCGCGCCCCGGCAAACCTCGAAACAACCGGTCGCCACCGGATACCTCGGCGCGGTCGCCACCGTCGACCCCGAAGCCACCCGCGCCGGCGTCGAGGTCCTGCGTCGCGGCGGCAACGCGGTCGACGCTGCGGTGGCGGCGGCCGCCGTGCTCGGCGTCACCGAGCCGTACTCGGCCGGCATCGGGGGTGGCGGGTTCTTCGTCTACTACGACGCGCGGACCGGCCGGGTGCACACCATCGACGGCCGGGAGACCGCACCCCAGCGGATGCGGGAGGACTCCTTCATCGATCCGGCCACCGGCCAGCCGATGAAGTTCGAGGACGCGGTGAGCAGCGGCCTTTCGGTGGGGGTCCCGGGCACCCCGCTCACCTGGGACAGGGCGCTGCGCCGGTGGGGCACGACGAGCCTCGCGCAGGCGCTCCGCCCGGCGATCCGAATCGCTGAACGCGGCTTCGTGGTCGACGAGACCTTCCGGCAGCAGACGGCCGAGAACGAGAAGCGCTTCCGCGAGTTCACCTCGACCCGCGAGCTCTTCCTGCCCGGTGGCGAGCCGCCGCGGGTCGGGAGCGTATTCCGGAACCCGGACCTGGCCGCCACCTACCGGGAGATCGCCCGGCACGGCGTGGGCGTGCTGTACCGCGGTGAGCTCGGGCGGGACATCGTCCGCACCGTCCAGCACCCGCCGGTCGCGCCGGGGGTCACCCGCAAGGTCGCCCCGGGCCTCCTGGAGACCTCCGACCTGGCCCGGTACACCGCGCCGCTCCGCGAGCCCACCCACGTCACGTACCGCGGCCTCGACGTGTACGGCATGGCGCCGCCCTCCAGCGGCGGCTCGACCGTGGGCGAGGCGCTGAACATCCTGGAGCGGTACGACCTGTCGGCGATGAGCCGCACCCAGGCGCTCCACCACTACCTGGAGGCGAGCCGGCTCGCCTTCGCCGACCGCAACCGCTGGGTGGGCGATCCTGATTTCGTCAAGGTGCCGCTCCAGGAACTGCTGTCCCAGGGCTTCGCCGCTGAGCGGGCCTGCCTGATCCGCCCGGACCGGGCACTGCAGAGCCCAATCGCCCCGGGTGAGCCCGACGGCCGGTACGCCGGGTGCCCCGCGGCGGGCACGGGCGCGCGCGAGCCGTACGAGGGACGGAGCACCACGCACCTCACCGTCGCCGACCGGTGGGGCAACGTGGTCGCGTACACCCTCACGATCGAGCAGACCGGAGGCAGCGGCATCGTCGTGCCGGGGCGCGGCTTCCTGCTCAACAACGAGCTGACCGACTTCAACTTCGCACCCCTTCAGGCCGGCGTGCCCGACCCGAACCTGCCCGGCCCCGGCAAGCGGCCGCGCAGCAGCATGTCCCCGACGATCGTGCTGCGGGACGGCCGTCCGCTGCTCGCGGTCGGCTCGCCCGGCGGCGCGACGATCATCACCACCGTGCTGCAGATCCTGGTCAGCCGGCTGGACCTGGGCATGAGCCTGCCGGAGGCTGTCGCCGCACCGCGTGCCTCGCAGCGGAACGGCGCGAGCACCGAGGCCGAGCCGGCGTTCGAGACGGGCGGGCTGACCGCGCTGGGCCACCGGTTCCAGCAGCGGGAGGAGATCGGCGCGGCCACCGGCATCGAGTTCCTCACCGGCCATCGGATGACCGCCGTCGCCGAGCCCACCCGTCGGGGCGGGGGGAGCGCCATGGTCGTGGCGCCGAAGCGCTGA
- the miaB gene encoding tRNA (N6-isopentenyl adenosine(37)-C2)-methylthiotransferase MiaB, with product MAARTYEVRTYGCQMNVHDSERLAGLLEEAGYVRAGEGQTPDVIVFNTCAVRENADNRLYGNLGHLHPVKKANPGMQIAVGGCLAQKDKGEIVRRAPWVDVVFGTHNIGSLPALLERARIQQEAQVEIAESLEVFPSTLPTRRESPYAAWVAISVGCNNTCTFCIVPALRGKEKDRRPGEILAEIEALVAEGVLEVTLLGQNVNSYGVEFGDRYAFGKLLRACGGVEGLERVRFTSPHPAFFTDDVIEAMAETPNVMPQLHMPLQSGSDRILKAMRRSYRQERYLKIIEKVRAAIPDAAITTDIIVGFPGETEEDFQQTLHVVREARFAGAFTFQYSKRPGTPAAEMDGQVPKEVVQDRYERLVQLVEEISWAENKKQLGRTLEVLVAEGEGRKDEATRRMSGRAPDNRLVHFTPPEGVTIRPGDMVTVQVTYAAPHHLVADGPVLNVRRTRAGDAWEARNAPAEPRSRVLLGMPTIGRPRDAAPAASGCRTR from the coding sequence ATGGCTGCGCGCACGTACGAAGTCCGCACCTACGGGTGCCAGATGAACGTCCACGACTCCGAGCGCCTGGCCGGCCTGCTCGAGGAGGCCGGCTACGTCCGCGCCGGGGAGGGCCAGACACCGGACGTCATCGTGTTCAACACGTGCGCGGTCCGGGAGAACGCCGACAACCGGCTGTACGGCAACCTGGGCCATCTGCACCCGGTGAAGAAGGCCAACCCGGGCATGCAGATAGCCGTCGGCGGCTGCCTCGCCCAGAAGGACAAGGGCGAGATCGTCCGGCGCGCTCCCTGGGTGGACGTGGTGTTCGGCACCCACAACATCGGGTCGCTGCCAGCCCTGCTGGAGCGCGCCCGCATCCAGCAGGAGGCCCAGGTCGAGATCGCCGAGTCGCTGGAGGTCTTCCCGTCCACGCTGCCGACCCGGCGCGAGTCCCCGTACGCCGCGTGGGTCGCGATCTCGGTCGGGTGCAACAACACCTGCACCTTCTGCATCGTCCCCGCGCTGCGCGGCAAGGAGAAGGACCGCCGCCCCGGCGAGATCCTCGCCGAGATCGAGGCCCTGGTCGCCGAGGGCGTCCTGGAGGTCACGCTCCTCGGCCAGAACGTCAACTCCTACGGCGTGGAGTTCGGCGACCGGTACGCGTTCGGCAAGCTGCTGCGCGCCTGCGGCGGCGTGGAGGGCCTGGAGCGCGTCCGGTTCACCTCCCCGCACCCGGCGTTCTTCACCGACGACGTGATCGAGGCGATGGCCGAGACCCCGAACGTGATGCCGCAGCTGCACATGCCGCTGCAGTCCGGGTCCGACCGGATCCTGAAGGCGATGCGCCGCTCCTACCGCCAGGAGCGGTACCTGAAGATCATCGAGAAGGTCCGGGCGGCCATCCCCGACGCGGCCATCACCACCGACATCATCGTCGGCTTCCCCGGCGAGACCGAGGAGGACTTCCAGCAGACCCTGCACGTGGTCCGGGAGGCCCGGTTCGCCGGCGCGTTCACCTTCCAGTACTCCAAGCGTCCCGGCACCCCGGCCGCCGAGATGGACGGGCAGGTGCCGAAGGAGGTCGTGCAGGACCGGTACGAGCGGCTGGTCCAGCTGGTGGAGGAGATCTCCTGGGCGGAGAACAAGAAGCAGCTCGGCCGCACCCTGGAGGTCCTGGTCGCCGAGGGCGAGGGCCGCAAGGACGAGGCCACGCGCCGGATGTCCGGCCGCGCGCCCGACAACCGGCTGGTGCACTTCACCCCGCCGGAAGGCGTGACGATCCGGCCCGGTGACATGGTGACCGTGCAGGTCACGTACGCCGCGCCGCACCACCTGGTCGCCGACGGCCCGGTCCTGAACGTGCGCCGGACCCGGGCCGGCGACGCTTGGGAGGCCCGCAACGCCCCGGCCGAGCCGCGCTCCCGGGTGCTGCTCGGCATGCCCACGATCGGCCGGCCCCGGGATGCCGCGCCGGCTGCCTCCGGTTGCCGGACCCGTTGA
- the miaA gene encoding tRNA (adenosine(37)-N6)-dimethylallyltransferase MiaA gives MDRVCVIAVVGPTAAGKSDLGVALAKALGGEVINADSMQLYKGMDIGTAKLTPAERQGVPHHLLDVWDVRRTASVAEYQRMARDLIEDLLARGRWPVLVGGSGLYVRAALDDLEFPGTDPKVRRRLEAELARVGPGALHARLAELAPDAARSILPTNGRRIVRALEVIEITGRPFTATLPTYRYVYDAVQVGLDVPRPVLDERIARRVDRMWKQGLVAEVRQLEAAGLREGLTASRALGYAQVLRYLAGEWTEEQAYRETIRATKRFARRQDSWFRRDPRVRWLAFDRPDLVAAALAEATGRSPADAAP, from the coding sequence GTGGATCGGGTATGCGTGATCGCCGTCGTCGGACCGACTGCGGCGGGCAAGTCGGACCTCGGGGTGGCGCTGGCCAAGGCGCTGGGCGGGGAGGTCATCAACGCCGACTCCATGCAGCTGTACAAGGGCATGGACATCGGCACGGCCAAGCTCACCCCCGCCGAGCGGCAGGGCGTGCCGCACCATCTGCTCGACGTCTGGGACGTCCGGCGGACCGCCAGCGTCGCCGAGTACCAGCGGATGGCCCGCGACCTCATCGAGGACCTGCTCGCCCGGGGCCGCTGGCCGGTCCTGGTCGGCGGCTCCGGCCTGTACGTGCGGGCCGCGCTCGACGACCTGGAGTTCCCCGGTACCGACCCGAAGGTCCGCCGCCGGCTGGAGGCGGAGCTGGCGCGCGTGGGCCCGGGTGCCCTGCACGCCCGCCTCGCCGAGCTGGCGCCGGACGCGGCCCGGTCGATCCTGCCCACCAACGGCCGGCGCATCGTGCGGGCGCTGGAGGTCATCGAGATCACCGGCCGCCCGTTCACGGCGACGTTGCCCACGTACCGGTACGTGTACGACGCGGTGCAAGTCGGCCTGGACGTGCCGCGGCCCGTGCTGGACGAGCGGATCGCCCGGCGCGTGGACCGCATGTGGAAGCAGGGCTTGGTGGCGGAGGTCCGCCAACTGGAGGCCGCCGGGCTGCGCGAGGGCCTGACCGCGAGCCGGGCGCTGGGGTACGCGCAGGTGCTGCGGTACCTGGCCGGGGAGTGGACCGAGGAGCAGGCGTACCGCGAGACGATCCGGGCGACCAAGCGGTTCGCCCGCCGCCAGGACTCCTGGTTCCGCCGTGACCCACGCGTCCGCTGGCTGGCCTTCGACCGGCCCGACCTGGTGGCGGCGGCGCTGGCGGAGGCGACCGGCCGGTCACCCGCGGACGCGGCACCCTGA
- a CDS encoding amino acid ABC transporter ATP-binding protein codes for MTGKPLVVLKDVNKYYGKLHVLKDINLTINEGEVVVIIGPSGSGKSTLCRTINRLETIDSGTITIDGKPLPSEGRELARLRAEVGMVFQSFNLFAHKTVLENVTLGPIKVRRIPKAQAEQRARELLQRVGVADQADKLPAQLSGGQQQRVAIARTLAMNPKVILFDEPTSALDPEMINEVLDVMRSLARDGMTMVVVTHEMGFARSAANRVVFMADGRIVEESTPEEFFANPKTDRAKDFLSKILTH; via the coding sequence ATGACCGGCAAACCCCTCGTGGTGTTGAAGGACGTCAACAAGTACTACGGCAAGTTGCACGTCCTCAAGGACATCAACCTCACGATCAACGAGGGTGAGGTCGTCGTTATCATCGGGCCTTCCGGCTCGGGCAAGTCGACCCTGTGCCGGACGATCAACCGCCTGGAGACCATCGACTCCGGCACCATCACGATCGACGGGAAGCCGCTGCCGTCCGAGGGCAGGGAGCTAGCCAGGCTGCGGGCCGAGGTCGGCATGGTGTTCCAGTCGTTCAACCTGTTCGCCCACAAGACCGTGCTGGAGAACGTGACACTTGGCCCGATCAAGGTCCGCCGCATACCCAAGGCGCAGGCCGAACAGCGGGCCAGGGAACTGCTCCAGCGCGTGGGCGTGGCCGACCAGGCCGACAAGCTTCCGGCGCAGCTATCCGGCGGCCAGCAGCAGCGGGTAGCCATCGCCCGGACGTTGGCGATGAACCCCAAGGTCATCCTGTTCGACGAGCCGACTTCCGCCCTGGACCCCGAGATGATCAACGAGGTCCTAGACGTGATGCGGAGCCTGGCCCGGGACGGCATGACCATGGTCGTCGTCACGCACGAGATGGGCTTCGCTCGGTCCGCGGCCAACCGCGTGGTCTTCATGGCCGATGGTCGCATCGTGGAGGAGAGCACCCCGGAGGAGTTCTTCGCCAATCCGAAGACCGACCGGGCCAAGGATTTCCTGTCCAAGATCCTCACACACTGA
- a CDS encoding amino acid ABC transporter permease: MLRILTDNWDIFGRAIATTLALTVLSGVLSLLWGSVLATMRVCPVPALRRAGSAYVNVLRNTPLTLVFLFIVFGLPSLQIDLTYFQRAVLSLTLYTSAFVCEAIRSGINTVPVGQAEAARSIGMTFWQTLTLVVLPQAFRAVVPPLGSVLIAMTKNTTIAAGFAVTELGSVRQFLSERGEPAVPTLIWVALIFLAIVLPMAWGLRIVERRWVMQR, from the coding sequence GTGCTACGCATACTCACTGATAACTGGGACATCTTCGGCAGGGCGATCGCCACGACGCTGGCGCTCACCGTCCTGTCCGGGGTCCTGTCCCTGCTGTGGGGCAGCGTCCTCGCGACCATGCGGGTGTGCCCGGTCCCGGCATTGCGGAGAGCCGGTTCCGCGTACGTCAACGTGCTGCGGAACACGCCGCTCACGCTGGTCTTCCTCTTCATCGTGTTCGGCCTGCCGAGCCTGCAGATCGACCTGACGTACTTCCAGCGGGCGGTCCTGTCGCTGACCCTGTACACCTCAGCCTTCGTGTGCGAGGCGATCCGGTCCGGCATCAACACCGTCCCGGTCGGCCAAGCCGAGGCGGCGCGCTCCATCGGCATGACGTTCTGGCAGACGCTCACGCTGGTGGTGTTGCCCCAGGCGTTCCGCGCGGTGGTGCCGCCGCTGGGTAGCGTGCTGATCGCGATGACCAAGAACACCACCATCGCGGCCGGCTTCGCGGTCACCGAGCTGGGCTCGGTGCGCCAGTTCCTGAGCGAGCGTGGGGAACCTGCGGTGCCAACCCTCATCTGGGTGGCGCTCATCTTCCTGGCGATCGTGCTGCCGATGGCGTGGGGTCTGCGGATCGTCGAACGTAGGTGGGTGATGCAGCGGTGA
- a CDS encoding amino acid ABC transporter permease has translation MSTSVLFDVPGPAGRRRNRLIGLASVVILTALAGYVIYRFAVTGQFSAQKWAIFQYVAIQQLLLNGLINTLKAAALATVLALVFGAVFAAGRLSDHAWVRGPAGLVVELFRAIPLLILIFLFYYGSRPLFGIALSPLWALVFGLTLYNGSVLAEVFRAGVLAVPRGQSEAAYALGLRKTQVMTLILLPQALRSMLPSIVSQLVVLLKDTALGFIITYEELLFVAKQLGTQVQFGSPFIPAAIVVAVIYVGICMALSWFAGYLARHRPRKSAAPPTRPEELETSGAVAA, from the coding sequence GTGAGCACGAGCGTCCTGTTCGACGTGCCCGGCCCGGCGGGCCGCCGGCGCAACCGGCTGATCGGCCTCGCCTCGGTTGTGATCCTGACCGCCCTGGCCGGATACGTGATCTACCGGTTCGCAGTGACCGGGCAGTTCTCCGCCCAGAAGTGGGCGATCTTCCAATACGTCGCCATCCAGCAACTCCTGCTGAACGGCCTGATCAACACCCTGAAGGCGGCTGCGCTCGCAACCGTACTCGCGCTTGTCTTCGGCGCGGTCTTCGCCGCGGGCCGGCTCTCGGACCACGCCTGGGTCCGCGGGCCCGCCGGGCTCGTGGTCGAACTGTTCCGAGCGATCCCGCTGCTGATCCTGATCTTCCTCTTCTACTACGGATCCCGGCCCCTGTTCGGGATCGCGCTGAGCCCGTTGTGGGCCCTGGTCTTCGGGCTGACGCTCTACAACGGTTCGGTTCTCGCCGAGGTCTTCCGGGCTGGCGTCCTGGCCGTGCCGCGGGGACAGTCCGAGGCGGCCTACGCGCTCGGCCTGCGCAAGACCCAGGTGATGACACTGATCCTGTTGCCGCAGGCCCTGCGCTCGATGCTGCCGTCGATCGTGAGCCAGCTCGTGGTGCTGCTCAAGGACACCGCGCTGGGCTTCATCATCACGTACGAGGAGCTGTTGTTCGTCGCCAAGCAACTGGGCACCCAGGTCCAGTTCGGCAGCCCGTTCATCCCGGCCGCGATCGTGGTCGCCGTGATCTACGTCGGGATCTGCATGGCGTTGAGCTGGTTCGCCGGGTACCTGGCGCGCCACCGCCCCAGGAAGAGCGCCGCGCCGCCCACCCGGCCGGAGGAGCTGGAGACCAGCGGGGCCGTCGCGGCCTGA
- a CDS encoding antitoxin has protein sequence MGIFGIFDKFKQHAREHGEQVKQGLDKAARFADEKTGGRHSEQIQSAREQADKYLTGQGGEPASGRQETSSGHGEPGGEPGKESYTAPSDTEEGTTETGEPGEWRTREPGAPPSDPR, from the coding sequence ATGGGTATCTTCGGCATCTTCGACAAGTTCAAACAGCACGCCCGGGAACACGGCGAGCAGGTCAAGCAGGGGCTGGACAAGGCCGCCCGGTTCGCGGACGAGAAGACCGGCGGGCGGCACTCCGAGCAGATCCAGTCCGCGCGCGAACAGGCTGACAAGTACCTGACCGGCCAGGGCGGTGAGCCGGCATCCGGCCGCCAGGAGACCTCCTCCGGACACGGCGAGCCGGGTGGTGAGCCCGGCAAGGAAAGCTACACCGCGCCGAGCGACACCGAGGAAGGCACCACGGAAACCGGCGAGCCCGGCGAATGGCGCACCCGTGAACCGGGCGCGCCACCCTCCGACCCGCGGTGA
- a CDS encoding helix-turn-helix domain-containing protein yields the protein MADLATLASRIRELRRLQGISQTQLAGKDLSPSYISLLEAGKRTPTPQVLTLLARRLHCEPAYLLSCLEETRREDLEVELRYAELSLSSGDAEEALRRFRAVQNQATSQELSDVRLTAEWGATRALEALGRLEEAVFAYERLREEAHRSRGRVPWLAVVIALCRCYRELGDLSRGIDVGETALEQLQNLRIVPDTLGVELISTLVGLYFERGDVHRAAYLAQTAVEQAEAMGDRQARGAAYWNASLVAYNQGRTGDGLLLAEKALAMYAEEANERALARLRLAYASILLGHQPPDVDKALQLLDSAAEQLARHGSVVDQACCDVERARAVLLRDDSDRAIEYARSALDRLGGEHRLESAEAQIVLASAYVKRGDQKAASEACEQAAMLLEASGSSRQVAAAWTELAELLDKLGRPERAVWAYRQSVRRLGVRPAAIAGNPEGVKTG from the coding sequence GTGGCAGATCTCGCGACGCTCGCATCACGTATCCGCGAGTTGCGCCGGCTCCAGGGAATCTCCCAGACGCAACTCGCCGGCAAGGATCTGTCCCCTAGCTACATCTCGTTGCTGGAGGCGGGAAAACGCACGCCCACCCCGCAGGTGCTGACGCTACTCGCCCGGCGGCTGCACTGCGAGCCCGCGTACCTGCTGAGCTGCCTGGAGGAAACCCGTCGCGAGGATCTCGAAGTCGAACTGCGGTACGCCGAGCTGTCGCTCTCCTCCGGGGATGCCGAGGAGGCCTTGCGACGGTTCCGCGCGGTGCAGAATCAGGCGACCAGCCAGGAGCTGTCCGACGTCCGCCTCACCGCGGAGTGGGGCGCGACCCGCGCGCTGGAGGCGCTCGGACGACTGGAGGAAGCCGTCTTCGCGTACGAGCGGCTCCGCGAGGAGGCGCACCGCTCGCGAGGGCGGGTCCCGTGGCTGGCCGTGGTGATCGCGCTGTGCCGGTGCTACCGCGAGCTCGGCGACCTGTCCCGGGGCATCGACGTCGGTGAGACCGCGCTGGAGCAGCTGCAGAACCTGCGGATCGTCCCTGACACGCTCGGCGTCGAGCTGATCTCCACGCTGGTCGGCCTGTACTTCGAACGCGGCGACGTGCACCGGGCGGCGTACCTGGCGCAGACCGCCGTGGAGCAGGCGGAGGCGATGGGTGACCGCCAGGCCCGCGGCGCGGCGTACTGGAACGCGAGCCTCGTCGCGTACAACCAGGGCCGCACCGGCGACGGGCTGCTGCTCGCCGAGAAGGCACTGGCCATGTACGCGGAGGAGGCGAACGAGCGGGCGCTCGCCCGGCTGCGGCTGGCCTACGCGTCCATCCTGCTGGGCCACCAGCCGCCCGACGTGGACAAGGCCCTCCAGCTGCTGGACTCCGCCGCCGAGCAGCTGGCCCGGCACGGCAGCGTGGTCGACCAGGCGTGCTGCGACGTCGAGCGCGCGCGGGCCGTGCTGCTACGCGACGACTCCGACCGGGCGATCGAGTACGCGCGGTCCGCGCTCGACCGGCTGGGGGGTGAGCACCGGCTGGAGAGCGCCGAGGCGCAGATCGTGCTGGCCTCGGCGTACGTCAAGCGGGGTGACCAGAAGGCGGCGAGCGAGGCGTGCGAGCAGGCGGCGATGCTGCTCGAGGCGTCGGGGTCCAGCCGGCAGGTCGCCGCGGCCTGGACCGAGCTGGCCGAGCTGCTGGACAAGCTCGGCCGGCCGGAGCGCGCGGTGTGGGCGTACCGCCAGTCGGTGCGGCGCCTCGGCGTGCGACCGGCGGCGATCGCGGGCAACCCCGAGGGCGTCAAGACGGGCTGA
- a CDS encoding class III extradiol ring-cleavage dioxygenase family protein encodes MLVAAAVCPHPPLIVPEVAAGAAVELDGLRAACGEAIARLDAARPDLLAVVGGGPASREYPAGGVGSLRPYGVDVTVSLGDPPADAPALPLSLTVGAWLLHRVGWSGPARAYAVGSGSPVKDCVRLGAHLAGLAGRVALLVLGDGSARRDDSSPGWPHAQAVAFDDTVARALAEADAGALERLDAALAEELMAAGRAAWQVLAGAARDAGLRGDLLAYHAPYGVAYFVAAWT; translated from the coding sequence ATGCTCGTCGCCGCCGCTGTCTGTCCGCACCCGCCCCTGATCGTTCCCGAGGTCGCCGCTGGCGCCGCTGTCGAGCTCGACGGGCTGCGCGCGGCCTGCGGCGAGGCGATCGCCCGGCTGGACGCCGCCCGCCCGGACCTGCTCGCCGTGGTCGGCGGCGGGCCGGCGAGCCGGGAATACCCGGCCGGGGGTGTCGGCAGCCTGCGGCCGTACGGGGTCGACGTCACCGTCTCGCTGGGCGACCCGCCGGCGGACGCCCCCGCCCTGCCGCTCTCACTGACGGTCGGCGCGTGGCTGCTGCACCGGGTCGGCTGGTCCGGTCCGGCGCGGGCGTACGCTGTCGGTTCCGGAAGCCCCGTTAAGGACTGCGTCCGGCTGGGGGCACACCTGGCCGGCCTCGCCGGCCGGGTCGCGCTGCTCGTGCTGGGCGACGGGAGCGCCCGGCGTGACGACTCCTCACCCGGGTGGCCGCACGCGCAGGCCGTGGCGTTCGACGACACGGTTGCCCGGGCGCTCGCCGAAGCCGACGCGGGCGCGCTGGAACGGCTCGACGCGGCCCTGGCTGAGGAGCTGATGGCGGCCGGCCGTGCCGCCTGGCAGGTGCTCGCCGGCGCGGCCCGCGACGCCGGCCTGCGCGGCGACCTGCTGGCCTACCACGCGCCCTACGGGGTCGCGTACTTCGTCGCGGCCTGGACCTGA